The following is a genomic window from Hypomesus transpacificus isolate Combined female chromosome 14, fHypTra1, whole genome shotgun sequence.
CGCCTCATGCTCATGAACCTCATGTTGCCCATGCCTCCCATGCCTCCCATCATCTGGTGGAAGTTCCTGTACTCTCCAGGCCTCATGTACGACATTCTTCCTCTGTAGTTGGGCTGCTCGTACATCAGCCAGTGGCCCTCCATCACGTTGCAGGACATGCAGTTGTTCATGCGGTAACGATCCATGATGTTGTCACAGTCGTCCATCATCTCATGCATCTGGCCACCGAAGTTGTCCCTCTCGTAGATCCTCATCCTGTAGCTTCCTCTGTGCTGTTAttggagaaagaggagtttcGTTAAGATAATTATTTGGTTGAAATTTGAGTGGGATTTACTGCTTTAACATTAGATTGTATCCATACCAAAACTATAATTATGGCGTAAAACCATACGATTTGATAGAGCTAGATCCTTACCATGGGGATCATACGGCAGGACCTGATGCTGTCGCTCCAGTTAAACATGCTCATGTAGTCGGCGTACTCGCCCCTTCTCATGAAGTGCTGGTTACCCATGTAGTTGGTGCGGTCGTAGACCATGAAGcaacctctctccaccctgcaggaGTGGCAGCGGGACATGTAGGAGGATATGTCGGACATGTCGTTCATACACTCATAGGAACGTCCCATGAAGTTCCTGTCCTCGTAGAAGGTGATCTGAAAAGGACATTTGTGAAGAAGAAATGTAATGGTACATGAAAAAACATGGTACTAAATGTGTTCAAACATTTAGTAGAGAATATTTCTGAATGAGTTCACTCACACAAAGGTTTATCCATACAACTCCTGCAATACGTTTAAATATACCCATTTATATATACTTTACTAGACCTTACCTTGCCCATCATGTTCATGTCTGTCATTTTGGCTCAGTTGTAGCTGGAgctgctggtactgctgctgttgctctTGGTGATGTTCTGAGTTCCTACCTGGCTGAAGCCTTCATTTTTATACCTGACAGCCAGAGGCCCCAGTGTACAAACCCATTGTCCCAGCAACATGCCATAGAAATCTGTAGAGTGCTGCATTTTGTACACATTTCCAGGGATGAGCTCCCTTAAAAGACATTCATCAAGAATGGAGCTGGTGACCACAAAGCTTATTGTGTCAAACGTCAATGGAGTAAAAGACTTCCACTATGTAGTTACACATAAATGTTAACATCAGTTGTTATGAGGTGCAACTGATCAAAATTCAGATTCTATCAATTTCCaataaagtaatttatttgtatttataatcAATGAGAGCTGCGTTTGATTACAGAAGACAGAAGAACATATCACAGCTGGATTGACAGTGATGTCAAGGTCTTTATGCTTTTATTGTTCATGCTTGTAGCAGAAGGTCATGCAGTGTTTGGTGAAACATAACGTGTCAGAGAGGGTGAGACCGAGGCCGGATCTACCTATGGGCAATCTGGGCATGTGCCCAGGGGCCCTTGGGCATAGAGGGGCCCTCTGTGATCGGAGAATTGTCTTCTTTTTTGGGGCTACATAAAAACATTCTACACAAGGCTTGCTTGGCCCTTGATCTTGATGATTAACCAATTAGAATAAAATAAACGTTTTTGTTGACAAAAAAAAGTatcatgaagggggggggggggggcatgagctTCAGTGCCCTTTGGGGTACTAATCTGGTCTTGGGTGAGACAGTTTTTATATGTCAAACAAAAGTGTTTCAGTAGTGGAAACATAGCCAACAATGGGCTGCAGGAACCTAGTTCTGGGAAATAAAAATTCCAGGGACTTGGGTGGAAAAGTGGCTATGCACAGGTTCAGGCTGTTTATTCAACCCCTGGCATGTGGTCAGTTGAGAAAACACCAGCTTTGAGTATTAGGCTGAACTTTAGACCTTTTTAGCctacactttacattaaggtgaCTAAATCATACCGCTTAGCATTTAAAACCATTTTACTACCTGACAATTCCTATATACTGACAATTGAATCACTATAGGTATtgctactttctctctcagaacccCAACCAATCAGGATTCAAGACGGGCCACTCCACAGtaactgccctcctgtcagtcaccactgccctccagtctgccagagcgacCTCAAGATCATTCGTcgtcattctgctggacctttctgcagcatttgatacggttaaccatcagATCCTGCTCGCTAGACTTTCTAAGATGGGCAtctctggcactgcacttcagtggatctcattcTACCTgacgggaagatcctaccaggtgtcctggggaggcaaagtgtcaggcccTCACCAGCTCTcaactggtgtcccacagggctctgtctTTGGACCCTTCcacttctccctgtacaccacctcacttgaaCCAATCATCAcatcccatggcttctcctaccactgctacgctgatgacacgcagctgtatatgtcgttccccccgactgatccggagATCTCAGCTAGAATCAAGGCCTGCCTCAGAGACATCTCCGcatggatgaccaagcaccacttCCAGCTGAACCTCACCAAAACAggacttctcatcatcccagccaaaccttccatctcccacaatctctcaatcaccctgggatctgtgacCCCTtattcctctgccaggaacctctgGGTTACCATgaatgacgagctctccctcacggcccacattgctgcagtctcccgatcgtgtagattcaccctctacaacatccggatgatcaggagatacctgtctgagcattccacccagctgctagtccaaaaacttgtcctctccaagttggactactgcaacttgctgctcgccagtctcccagcatgcacaacctgccctctccagaggattcagaacgcagcagcccgcctggtcttcaatctacccagactctcccatgttaccccgctcctcatctccctccattagcttcccatcatggcccgtttcagattcaagaccctggtactaacctcccgagcagtgaacgggactgcacccgactacatcaagtctctcctccagccttacacccccacccgccatcGACGGCCTTCTACTGACAACCGTCTAGTGGTCCCACCTTTCAAGAGCGCCCGCTCCTAACCCCAGCTCTTCGCCTGTCTGGCCCCCTAATGGGGgactcacctccccacctccatcagagacactacctgtctccccaccttcaagaaaaggctaaagacacttaggaatgattttcTGAACTTGATGTTAGTTCCCTCCAGGaaaacaatgactcttattgagggacttatagctcttgttggttagttgtaactgatttaacttctagtactcgctgtgaattatattattgtttcttgctttcctacaggtacactcttgcactcatgaggttcatgttgtttcatgtaacttgtttaactacatgttcTTATGTTTCTGaaccattggcacttatttgcttttcacaacgcatgcttcatgttttggctacccaaaatgttttgggggctttcttgttgtttatgattattgacctatgcacttttgtaaagctctctcttggaagtcgctttagataaagcgtctgctaaatgaataaatgtaaaagtaaatgttatgtagttagatggtaGCTCATGTAACCTTCATATACAGTTTTGCCATTTTTATTCAAACGTTTTCATTCAACTCCATTATCTAAAAGCTAGAAGTTATTTACTGTCCTTTGAGTATTTACTTAGTGCTCTCTCAGTGTTATGAGCTGTTGTAGAAGCTACTACTGGGGAATCTCCCACAACATAGTACATCATTTAGCCATGCAAATGCTAAAGACTCAGATCTTCCTGTCAATAGTTGATAGAAACAGACTTGATACTGGATCCTCTGACCACATCCCAAATACACTTTTGCAGAAAGCTTAACCTCTGAATTATGGGTATACAACCATTAGCATACCTTTTAAAGCCTTAtaccttttacatttagtctaaaACCCATACCTCTGTTGTTGGGGAACATTGctttaaaacatttataaaatgttGGTAGTTACAATGCATAAACATTATGTACAACGTTTTACAATATGTTGTCAGTTCCTTGAGTGTAGTATCAAAATTCAAACAAAGGTTTGTGGGCAAAAGTGTTTATTTCAAAGTCATGGCTTTATTGAGATCTTCATGTCAGCACATTTAGAAATACTGTCTAGTAGAAAGAGTCATTGATGCGCCTTATGCTCATGAATCTCATGTTGCCCATGCTTCCCATGCCTCCCATCATCTGCTGGAAGTTCCTGTACTCGCCAGGCCTCATGTACATCATTCTGCCTCTGTAGTTGGGCTGCTCGTACATCAGCCAGTGACCGTCCATCACGTTGCAGGACATGAAGTTGTTCATACGGTAACGATCCATGATGTTGTCACAGTCGTCCATCATCTCATGCATCTGGCCACCGAAGTTCTCCCTCTCGTAGATCCTCATCCTGTAGCTTCCTCTGTGCTGTTATTGGACAGAGAAGAGGTTATTTAGACACTAAAAATGTTATGCCGGAATTGGCAACCATATAATTTAAATTGTAGATTATGTAAGGTACAATGAAGTTAGACGCTATATAGACAAATGTAGGCTGACTCATTGTTGTCCTTACCATGGGGATCATACGACAGGACCTGATGCTGTCGCTCCAGTTAAACATGCTCATGTAGTCGGCGTACTCGCCCCTCCTCATGAAGTGCTGGTTACCCATGTAGTTGGTGCGGTCGTAGACCATGAAGcaacctctctccaccctgcaggaGTGGCAACGGGACATGTAGGAGGATATGTCGGACATGTCGTTCATACACTCATAGGAACGTCCCATGAAGTTCCTCTCCTCGTAGAAGGTCATCTGAATCAAATTGTGTAAGAAAAAAAGGTTATGAAAATGTATAAATGGAGTAGAGTAAAactgtatacatacatatatgtatttttaaatatatattcataCAATATGTAACCTTACCTTGCCCATCATGTTCATGTCGGTCATTTTGGCTCAGTTGTAGCTGGAgctgctggtactgctgctgttgctctTGGTGATGTTCTGAGTTTCTACCTGGGTGAAGCCTCCCTATTTATACCTGACAGCCAGAGGCCCCGTTATACAAACCCCTTGACCCAGCAACATGCCATAGAAACCAATAGAGTGCTGCATTTTGTACACATTTCCAC
Proteins encoded in this region:
- the LOC124476441 gene encoding gamma-crystallin M2-like; its protein translation is MTDMNMMGKITFYEDRNFMGRSYECMNDMSDISSYMSRCHSCRVERGCFMVYDRTNYMGNQHFMRRGEYADYMSMFNWSDSIRSCRMIPMHRGSYRMRIYERDNFGGQMHEMMDDCDNIMDRYRMNNCMSCNVMEGHWLMYEQPNYRGRMSYMRPGEYRNFHQMMGGMGGMGNMRFMSMRRIMDSFY
- the LOC124476439 gene encoding gamma-crystallin M2-like, which gives rise to MTDMNMMGKMTFYEERNFMGRSYECMNDMSDISSYMSRCHSCRVERGCFMVYDRTNYMGNQHFMRRGEYADYMSMFNWSDSIRSCRMIPMHRGSYRMRIYERENFGGQMHEMMDDCDNIMDRYRMNNFMSCNVMDGHWLMYEQPNYRGRMMYMRPGEYRNFQQMMGGMGSMGNMRFMSIRRINDSFY